TTCCTCCGTCCGGTTCGGCAATGCTTTATCCAACGCGTGATCTTTCGTCTTTACCTATGCTGGGTAATATGGATAATATAAACTTTTTACAACGCCAGCTGGGAGTTAAATGGCCTGAATTCAGCTGGGAGACGCGAAAAGGAGAACCTAATCCGGAACGCTGTTATCAGCAGTTTGCGCCTTATATTTCAAGGATTGGTTATACAGATGAAGGAAGAGTTTATTCTGTTATTTGTCCGCAGCAGGGCACCTGGCTTAAAAATGAAATCTGCCTGAATGTCGAAATAACGGTTACCGGACAACGAGGCTGGGTCAATGAAACGACCAAAGAACTGGCTGTTGATATGACAGTTGAAGGTAAAATCTGGTTCACTCCCAATCAGCATCAGGGAGATAAATTAAAAGCCATCTGGCCTTTGATGCAGTACAGTCTACCAAGGTTTCCTTTGAATAAAGAGAATGCCATTCGTGTAGAAACGTATCTGCCAGGAAATCCGGATCAGCCTGTATTTCCGGTAAGCACAGGAACCTCAACAGAGTTTGAAAGTCCGGATTTTGCGCAGCACAGCCAGGCTTTTTCAACGGGTAATATTGCGGTGGAAATTGGAAATTATAAGCTGACGAACGATAAACTTGTCGATGATTTTAACGGAATAATCATGAAGGCTTTTAATCTGGCTTCGGGCAATATGCTGCAACAGGGGAATGTGCTGGCGTGGAATCTCTGGTTTACTGATCCTGCTTTGGTTTCGATTGCAGAATGGAAAAATCACGCTGAATTCTGGCGTAATTCTATCGATGTGCATCATTGTTCTCCAACGGGTGACGGCACAAGTCCGAGGTATTTTGACGGAACTTATTTTAATGCGGATGAGAATGCCATTGATGAAGTGGTTCAGGAAATTATTTCTTACATCAAAAGCCATCTTTTATAAAACAATGCTTTTATGGCAAAAGAAAATAGTTCGGGACAAAGCAAAATACTTTGTCCCGTTTTATCTGCCTGAAAGTCAAAAAGAAACTCTTTATCGTGTTTCTCTTATGACCTTTCGTATGTTTTTATGAATAATGCTGCGCGTCATTTTCTTTTTCTGCTCATATTCTTTGGTACATCGTTCGAGTTCAGATATTAAAACTTTAAAACTGCAGTACAGAATATCGAGTTCTGTCATGCTTTGATAAATCTTAAAATCTTCAGCTTCGTCTACCTTTACTCCTCCCGAAAGGCTTCTGTATCGCTGAAATACATCTAGTAAACTCTGATGTTCTCTATTGTCAATTCCTTGCATAATAAGCGGTCCGTATTTTATAAAAACGTTATTGTATGTTGCGATATAATAATGGATCTGCCTCTATAACGGCTGTGCGCAGAGGCATGGTTTTTATGGTTGATTTTTTTATTTTGGATGTATTTCCGGTTATGGCATTTAATGCTGTATTGAGCAGGGTTTCTGATGTGCTGCCTAACGGAAATATTTCCGGATTTTGTATTTCGGTTACAGAAACTTCCGGATTTATTCCATCTGAGTAATTACCTTCACTTTTTGCATTGAATAATTTGTAGATGGCGGGATATAAAATCCAGCCTCTTTTATCCGGAATGCGGTTGTCTTCTACAGGAAAACTGGCAACGTCTTTACCAAATGTTTTCTCACCGATGGTAATAACGGGCATATACGGACTTAAATTATTGATAATAAGTTCTGATGCCGATGCTGTTCTGCCGCCGCACAAAATATAGACTCTGTTTATATTGGGATGCACATTTTGAAGAACGTTAAAATTTACTTTGGTTTCGTTGCTTTCCAGTGCCTGTGCAAAAGACTGATCGACTTTGCCTCCGTTTGCATTTCCTTCAAATTTTATAAATAGGTTGTTCGATTTAATATTGGGTGCCAGAACAATACTCAGCGCTGCTGCCGATGAGATGTCTCCTCCTCCGTTGTATCTTAAATCTACAACCAGTTCGGTAATTGATTTGCTTTTTAATTTCTGAAAAATCTGTGCAAACAATTGTGCTTGTCCCACATCAAAATGCGGAATTTCGATATAACCTGTTTTTACATTGTTTTTTTCAATTACCTGATATTTTATGGGCTGCGAAAACGTGAATCCCTGCTGTATGGAAACTTCTTTCGGGTTAGAAAAACCATCGTTTTCTGTATACGATTTTATCTCCAGATCGATTTGAGCTGTCGCAATCATATTTTCATACAGCTGGTTGTAATTGTTCTGGCTGACTTCTGTTCCGTTTATTTTGGTAATGATATTTCCTCTTTCCAATCCGTTTCGTTTGGCCGGAGAATCTTCTAATGCATATAAAACTACGCCGTAATATTTTCCTTCGAATGAGATAAAAGAAACATCAAAGCCAAATTTGCTTCTCATGCTTTTTGGTGAAGTCTCCGGCTGTTCAGGATGCATGGCGTAGGAATAAATATCTCCGGATCGCAGTAAGCTTTTAAAATATTCTTTGGGCTGTAAGGACAAGTTTCCTTTATCAGAAATTGAGGTATTCCAGAAGTAATATCTTTTCATCTGATTGTACATCCAGTCGTTTACATACTCGTTTGAACCTTCATCATAAGTATTCTCCGTATTATCTTCTTCGCAGGAAATTAGTGCAAATAAACATAACAGCGGTATCAGAATCCGGATTCGGAAAGAATATTTCATTTTTTCTTTTCTTTATTTAAAATCAAAGTAATCCACCATGTTCAGTGTTCCTTCTACGTTGCTGAATGCGCCGTCAGCATTTTTTTTCTCATCGAGAACAATTAGTCCTGATTTGTTGGCCAGCATCAGCATGGTTACATTAACCTTTTTGTCTTTTATATAGGATTCTGTTGTACCGGACTTAACTAATTCCATACGAATAATAGGCGGTAAACTTGCCTCAACTTCGATAAAATCACTGTATCCTGAATTGCCAATATTTTTGGCAACTCCCAATACTTCTCCTGTAACCTTGCGCATAATGCCGTCCAGTTTTCCGTTATATCCAGATTTAGAATATTGGTTCATGGTTGGGAAAATAAATTTGAAACCTGTATTTCCGGTTTTTGTAACTACTCCCGGTTTTTCAGACAACACCTCATCTACATACAGATTAGGTCTTACGAAAAATGACAGGGTATCAACCGTATTTTGTTTGGTTAACTTATAGGTATGTATAATTTCTTTGGTTACTTTATTTGAGATTTCTATGTTTTTTACGCCTTCTTCATAAAACACAAAATCGTAATCGATACTTACTTTTTTGGTAAAAGCATCTTTGGTACCGAATTTTATAATTTTCCCGTCTGCTTTGATCTGAAGCGAATCGGCAAGTGCACTATATCCTCTAATTACGGCCTTTGCAGGCGTCTGCTCTTTGTAATAAGGCGTTAGTTCATCGTTTGTACAAGCACCTGAAAAAAGCAGTACCATCGAAAGAAAAAGTAGTGCTGTAATCTTATTTCCCATATTTTTTATTTTACTTTTTACTTGCTCAGCTTCGATAATTCGGACACTGAACAAGAGAATTTATCTATTATTTTTTGATGAATTTAATTTTTTTGGTGAAGGTGTCATTTGTCAGTACTAAAAAGTATACCCCCTGATTAAGGTCTGATACTGAAATACCCTCTGTTTTGTAGGGTGCATCTTTTACTAAAGTACCTGTTACGTTATAAATTTTTGCCTGCAGATTTTCTGCAGCAAACTGATCTTTAATTTCTAAAGTTAAATTATCAGATACAGGGTTTTGTTTTAAATTGATTCCGCTGCTTTTTTCAACGTCGCCAACTCCTAATAAATCTTCGGCTGTTATCCACATTTTATCAATTTCATAGCCAATGAATGCGTCTTTTTCATTTACAAATGCCAGATAAACAGTTGTACCGCCAATTAAACTGGTAATGTCAAATGTATAATCCTTAAATTCCGTATCAGTCATGGTTTCTCTGGTCATACCAATCGTCCCTAAAAGAGAAAACGATGCCGGATCCGGCGAAAGTGATCCATAAACTAACAAATTACTTGTTCCAAAATCATAAATAGAAGGCTGCCCAGTTATATTTAATTCGATTTTTCCTGAATAATAAGATAAGTCAATTGGTGCACTTATGGCCCAGTTGTCTTCGAGTCCTTCAAAGGGAGCTCCTGTAGATAGATCTATGTTGTAGGTTCCTAATATTTTTATATCGCCACCTATAAGTGCTCCGGTTTGGGGATCCATTTGAAGATTCCCTGTTGTTAACCAATTACTTTTATTGCCGTCTCTGTCAAGCAAAATCCAGTCTGAAGCATCGCCGTCTTCAAAATCGTCTTCCCAGATTGTAAATTGTGCATTTGACAAAGTTGTTGTCATTATTAAGATAAAAAAGAGTAGTTTTTTTTTCATTTTATTTTTGTAAAAAGCATGGGCAGATCAGATCTACCCATGCTGAATTAACTATTTATTAACCGAATCTATTAAAAATTTGTAAACTTAGTCCAAGTGCTTGTCCAAAGTGCCTCAGTTTTAAATGCTCCTGTTGAACCAGTTAAATCTAAAGCTCCAGCATTAAAGAATGGCTGTGTTAATGACCAATTAACTCCTGGGTTTGCAGTAGATTGTGGAATTCCAACACCTAAAGCTCCAACTGGGAATATCGGATTTACATATCCGTGGAATGATACACCTCCCCAAGTAGATGAACTTGCTACAGAAGGAGCTTCAAAATAAATACCTCTGCTGTATCCTGTTACAGTAGCATCTGTAAGAGTGATTTGCCCTGCTCTACGTATGTGAATACCGTTTTCGTAAGCAGTTGCAGCAGCTGCAGTGTTAACACCAATGATAGACAATTGAGAAATAACCGGACGAGTGATAATTGCTGTTACAGAACCTGTAGCATTGTTGTCTAATTCGATACCATTAGAATCAGGATTTCCACCGCTTAAACTGTGAGTAGAATTAACGTCAGCAATTGCAATAGCTTTTGTGATTGTTCCTGTATAACCTAAATCGAAATCAAAGTTATCATCATCAGCAGCAAAAGATACTAAATGAGAAGCGTTTACTCTTCCTCCAAAAAACTCAAATGAATCATCTCTACCGTATGATACCTGAATGTGGTGAACCACTGTATTAACACCTACACCACCTAAAGTTAAACCGTTGATTTCAACACCAGATGCAGCATCTAAGATTCTACCGGCAAACTCGATACGAACATAAGAAATTGTTCCTCCGTTGTGGGCAGCATTAGATCCACCATAGTAGAAATCTGTAACATTTGGCTGATCTCCTAATCCTTCGATAATATTGTTATCTAAGTTGTTATTTACGCGATCATCACCTAAAATTACCACTCCACCAAAATCTCCAGGAGCAGCTTTAGTTGCAGCGTTACCGTCTAATAAATTGTAACTTGTAAAAATAATTGGAGCAGTTGCTGTTCCCTGAGCATTAATTTTACCCGTTTTAGTAATAACAAGAACTCCGGTAGCAACACCTGCAGCAAGAGGTTTCGCTTTGATGTAAGTACCTGGCTGGATTGTTAATGTAGCTCCAGATTTTACACGTACAACTCCGTTGATTTCCCAAACTTTGTCGTTTGTCCATGTTGTATTAGTTGTGATATCACCACTTACAGTTTGTACTGCAGTTGGATATCCGCTGTAGTCAGCCCCAGCAGCTTTAATAGAAAAAGAAGAATCAGCAGAAGAATCATCATTTTGGCAAGAACTCACAATAAGAGCTGCGATTGCGAACATAAAAAATTTTTTCATAATAATTTAATTATTGCTATATTTGCCGCTATTAAACTAGGCCTTTGGAGAGAGCAGCAAAATTTCTTTCCTTAGGTCTTTCTCGTTTTTGGTAAATTTGTTTTTTGCAAACAGATCCGTTTTACCGTCCGGGGGGGTGCCTGATCTCCGTCTTTCACTGGCAGGCTTTTCAGTGAAAGGTTTTCACTTCAGTTCTTCAAAATTTCAGAATAAACAAAAAGATAAATGTCTTTTGGATATGATAAACCTGATGCCTTTTCTTCTTTAGATTTTTTTTGGGGCTTGTATTGAAGATTCCGTATATCTGCAGTTTTCATTTTTTTATCTATTTCAATTTTTCGAAGAACTTAAAATCTCACTTGTTTATTAGTATTAGCTTTTAGAAAAGCAAAATGTCACAGGTATTTTTTATTGTTAACTTTTTCTTAATACTAGGCATTCAAATATTAAAAATTGGTAAATTTTGTCCATGTATTTGTCCACAAAGATTCTGTTCTAAATGCACCTGTTGTACCTGTAAAGTCCAAAGCAGCATCATTAAAAAAAGGCTGTGTTAATCCCCATTTCGTTGCGGGATTTGCAGTTGATAAAGAACTTCCCAAACCTATAATTGTACCAACTGGCAGAATTGGATTAACAAAACCATGAATTGACAACAAGCTCCATGCTGATGAAGAAGGCACTGATGGAACTTCCCATCTAACCCCTGTGTTATATCCTGTAACAGTAACACTTGAAAGACTGATTTGCCCTAATCTGCGCACATGAATACCGTTTTCATACATACCAGCATCTGATGAAGAACTAACACCAATGATCGATAATTGAGAAATAACAGGACGAGTGATAAGTGTTGTTGAAATCCCTTGTGGATTATTATCCAATTCAATACCATTAGAATCCGGAACATTAAAACCAACATTACTGTGTGAAGAATTCTTGTCAGCAATACTTATCGCTTTTGTAATTGTTCCTGTATACCCCAGATTAAAATCAAAGCTGTCATCATATGTTGCAAAAGCCACCAAATGACCTGCATTTACAGTTCCTCCAAAAAAATCAAATGAATCATCTCTCGAATAAGATACCTGAACATGGTCTACAGTTGTATTTCTGCCAACTCCGGCAAGTGTAACTGCACCCAGTCCGCTATCAGAATCTATTAAAAAACCTCCAAATTCTACACGTACATAATTTAAAATACCTCCATTATGATTGTCATTCGTTCCTCCGTAATAATAATCACTTACAAGAATAGGCAGCCCTTCTGCGGTATTGGCAGTCGATTGAGTATTTACCTGAGCATCACCTAAAATAACTATACCGCCAAAATCTCCGGAAATAGCTGTAGTAGACGTATCTCTATCTAATAATCTGTAACTCGTAAATATAATAGGGGCATTTGGAGTACCTTGTGCATTTATTTTACCCGTTCTCGTAATTACAAGTACACCTGTCATAACTCCAAATGCTGCAGGTCTAGCTTTTATAAATGTACCTGCCTCAATGGTTAAAACTGCTCCTGATTTTACACGAACTATTCCGTCGATTTCCCATACTTTATCTTTCGTCCACGTTGTATTTGTTGTAATATCCCC
This portion of the Flavobacterium gelatinilyticum genome encodes:
- a CDS encoding S41 family peptidase produces the protein MKYSFRIRILIPLLCLFALISCEEDNTENTYDEGSNEYVNDWMYNQMKRYYFWNTSISDKGNLSLQPKEYFKSLLRSGDIYSYAMHPEQPETSPKSMRSKFGFDVSFISFEGKYYGVVLYALEDSPAKRNGLERGNIITKINGTEVSQNNYNQLYENMIATAQIDLEIKSYTENDGFSNPKEVSIQQGFTFSQPIKYQVIEKNNVKTGYIEIPHFDVGQAQLFAQIFQKLKSKSITELVVDLRYNGGGDISSAAALSIVLAPNIKSNNLFIKFEGNANGGKVDQSFAQALESNETKVNFNVLQNVHPNINRVYILCGGRTASASELIINNLSPYMPVITIGEKTFGKDVASFPVEDNRIPDKRGWILYPAIYKLFNAKSEGNYSDGINPEVSVTEIQNPEIFPLGSTSETLLNTALNAITGNTSKIKKSTIKTMPLRTAVIEADPLLYRNIQ
- a CDS encoding T9SS type A sorting domain-containing protein; its protein translation is MKKKLLFFILIMTTTLSNAQFTIWEDDFEDGDASDWILLDRDGNKSNWLTTGNLQMDPQTGALIGGDIKILGTYNIDLSTGAPFEGLEDNWAISAPIDLSYYSGKIELNITGQPSIYDFGTSNLLVYGSLSPDPASFSLLGTIGMTRETMTDTEFKDYTFDITSLIGGTTVYLAFVNEKDAFIGYEIDKMWITAEDLLGVGDVEKSSGINLKQNPVSDNLTLEIKDQFAAENLQAKIYNVTGTLVKDAPYKTEGISVSDLNQGVYFLVLTNDTFTKKIKFIKK